The DNA window GCGTGAAGGAGATCCTTAGGACCGGCTCAACTCAACTTGAGGCCTCCTTTGGAATAGACTCCGATGAGGGCGCAGCGTGGGTAGTCATCGGAGACATAACCAAAGGCGTGCCCGGCGGTGGCTTCATATATACGAACAAGGACACTGTCAGCATGGGTATTGTGCTACACCTAAAGCATGCCATAGATGCCATCGAGGCTGGCAAACTTAACCAGCACGTCTCAGAGCTGGTGGAGGGCTTCAGGCTTCACCCATACTTCAGGAGGCTGTGGCGCGACGCCACAATATCAGAGTATGGCGCGCACCTGACAATAGAGGGGGGGCTGAAGTTCTCGCCCAAGAGGCTTGCCTATCCCGGCCTCCTGGTCGTGGGCGACGCTGCCGGCCTCCTGCTCACCACTGGAATAAACTACCGCGGCGTTGACTTCGCAGCCTACAGCGGTAAGTTAGCGGCTGAGGCTATCAAATACGCTATGGACCACGGTGGGTTCACATATGATAACCTACGCGTCTATGATGCCTACATTAGAGGAAGCTTTGTCTACACAGAGCTCCAGAGGCACCTAGGGGTTGAGATGGTTATGAATGACCCAGCGATCTTCGCCAAGCTGCCTAACATAGCTATAGGCCTCTTCAAGGAGCTCTACGAACAGGACTATGTGACCCCGACTCCATTTGAGGCCCTAACTTCAGTCCTCTCCAACGAAGGCTTGGATCTATTTAAGCTCTTGAGCCTTTCTCTATCAACGGTGATGTCACTATGAGCACACAGCAGGCGAAACAGGAGGAGCCGAAGCCCATCAAGCTAGAGGACATTCTCCAGAGCGACGTATGGAATGTAGACGAGGAACCGCACATAGTCGTAGATTACAGCAAGTGCGAGAAGTGCCCCACTAAGCCATGCATATACCTCTGCCCTGCAGGCTGCTATACGTTGGCTGGGGACAGGTTAGTATTTAGCTATGAGGGTTGCGTAGAGTGCGGTACATGCAGAGTCATATGCCCTATGGACGCAATAACGTGGAACTACCCCAAGAACGGACATGGCATTATTTACAGGTTCACGTGAGGTGATGCGCGTGAGGATAGTCGTAGGCATGAAGTGGGTTCCGGGAACCCAGTCGGTCAGGATAGATCCTAAGACTGGCACACTGATAAGGGAGGGCGTACCGAGCATAGTTAACCCGCACGACCTACCGGCTGTTGAGCTAGCCCTAAGGCTTAAGGACAAGTATGGCGGTGAGGTAATAGCGCTAACTATGTCGCCCCCGCCGGCTGTGAAGGGCCTTGAGTACCTAGTCGGCATGGGTGTTGACAAAGCTATACTGGTTAGTGACAGAGTCTACGCTGGTGCTGACACGTTAGCCACCAGCTACGTGCTGGCAAACGCTATAAAGAAAATAGACAAGGATATCGGCAAGGTTGACCTAGCGGTCTTCGGTCAGGAGACCACGGACTCCAGCACAGCACACATAGCGGCGCAGACCGCTAGCTGGCTTGAGTGGCCTTATGTTTACTACGTGCGCGACGCATGGCTAACCGAGGAAGGCAAGCTGAGGGTCGAGAGGATCCTAGAGAACGCTGTAGAGGAGTGGGAGCTTGATATGCCAGCTATAATAAATGTCGCGATGAAGTCGCTAAAGCCTAGGCCCGTGAGCCTGTTGAACAAGATCAGGTTCAAGGCCAATCCAAGCACTCTAATTACGTGGTCTAACAACGACCTAAAGCTTGACACCAGGTGCACAGGCCTCAAGGGCTCACCAACCATAGTCGCCAAGACTGTCGACGTGCCGGAGGTGCCAAGGAAGAAGCAAGTTTATACACCTAAGAATGGCGAGGACGCCGCCAAGTGGATACTGAAGGCCCTTCTTTCTGATGAGAAGGCCTCCAAGGCTCTCATAAGGGCGCTTAAGGAGGGGGGTGAGAAGGCATGAGCTGGGGTACCAGCGAAGTAAGTGGCCAGCAGAACTGCGATAAGCTTTGCCCTGAGTGGGAGTGCAGAGACAACAGTGAGTATAGAGGCGTTTGGGTCGTAGGC is part of the Acidilobus sp. 7A genome and encodes:
- a CDS encoding FAD-dependent oxidoreductase translates to MASIPSKFDAIVVGAGPAGSAAAYTLAKEGFKTLLIDRGRGGGEKELFGGRVYAQPLRDIWPELDKEAPIQRWVTRERISFVKDNEAVTVEFKSPKGKSFTALLPQLTSWMARKAEQAGALYVNEVTVDEIIFKDGRAVGVRSGSDTVEADVIIDAEGVNRLLLERAGLVERIKPDNVALGVKEILRTGSTQLEASFGIDSDEGAAWVVIGDITKGVPGGGFIYTNKDTVSMGIVLHLKHAIDAIEAGKLNQHVSELVEGFRLHPYFRRLWRDATISEYGAHLTIEGGLKFSPKRLAYPGLLVVGDAAGLLLTTGINYRGVDFAAYSGKLAAEAIKYAMDHGGFTYDNLRVYDAYIRGSFVYTELQRHLGVEMVMNDPAIFAKLPNIAIGLFKELYEQDYVTPTPFEALTSVLSNEGLDLFKLLSLSLSTVMSL
- a CDS encoding 4Fe-4S binding protein, giving the protein MSTQQAKQEEPKPIKLEDILQSDVWNVDEEPHIVVDYSKCEKCPTKPCIYLCPAGCYTLAGDRLVFSYEGCVECGTCRVICPMDAITWNYPKNGHGIIYRFT
- a CDS encoding electron transfer flavoprotein subunit beta/FixA family protein, which produces MRIVVGMKWVPGTQSVRIDPKTGTLIREGVPSIVNPHDLPAVELALRLKDKYGGEVIALTMSPPPAVKGLEYLVGMGVDKAILVSDRVYAGADTLATSYVLANAIKKIDKDIGKVDLAVFGQETTDSSTAHIAAQTASWLEWPYVYYVRDAWLTEEGKLRVERILENAVEEWELDMPAIINVAMKSLKPRPVSLLNKIRFKANPSTLITWSNNDLKLDTRCTGLKGSPTIVAKTVDVPEVPRKKQVYTPKNGEDAAKWILKALLSDEKASKALIRALKEGGEKA